A single Triticum dicoccoides isolate Atlit2015 ecotype Zavitan chromosome 2A, WEW_v2.0, whole genome shotgun sequence DNA region contains:
- the LOC119352099 gene encoding agmatine coumaroyltransferase-2-like, whose amino-acid sequence MKITMLSSRPVKPDYGACGAPPGSTDDVVPLTVLDKANFDAYISVIYAFRPPAPPNAVLEAGLARALVDYREWAGRLGVDAATGDRAILLTDAGARFVEATADVALDSVMPMKPTTEVLSLHPSGDDGPEELMLIQVTRFACGSIVVGFTAQHLVSDGRATSNFFLAWSQATRGVAVDPVPVHDRASFFKPRDLPQAEYEHRGVEFKPYEEIDENDDEGHAGDGDVVVVNKVHLSLEFISKLKSRASVGAQRPYSTLRCLVAHLWRCVTKARGLDGSVSTSVAIAVDGRARMSPQVPDGYTGNVVLWARPTATAQELVMRPLQHAVELINREVARISGGYFESFIDFASSEAVQKERLVPTADAAEMALSPNIEVDSWLRIPFYDLDFGGGQPFFFMPSYLPVEGLLILLPSFAGDGSVDAYVPLFSRDMDAFKNCCYNLE is encoded by the coding sequence ATGAAGATCACCATGCTCTCGTCCAGGCCCGTCAAGCCCGATTACGGCGCTTGCGGTGCACCTCCGGGCAGCACGGACGACGTCGTCCCGCTCACCGTGCTCGACAAGGCCAACTTCGACGCGTACATCTCCGTCATCTACGCGTTCCGCCcaccggcgccgcccaacgccgtCCTTGAGGCCGGCCTGGCCAGGGCGCTGGTGGATTACCGCGAGTGGGCTGGGCGGCTCGGCGTCGACGCGGCCACCGGCGACCGCGCGATCCTGCTCACCGACGCGGGAGCGCGGTTCGTGGAGGCGACGGCCGACGTGGCGCTGGACAGCGTCATGCCGATGAAGCCGACCACGGAGGTGCTGAGCCTGCACCCGAGCGGCGACGACGGGCCCGAGGAGCTGATGCTCATTCAGGTCACGCGCTTCGCGTGCGGGTCCATCGTCGTGGGGTTCACCGCGCAGCACCTCGTGTCCGACGGCCGTGCCACCAGCAACTTCTTCCTAGCGTGGAGCCAGGCTACCCGCGGCGTCGCCGTCGACCCCGTCCCGGTGCACGACCGCGCCTCCTTCTTTAAACCACGCGATCTGCCGCAGGCTGAGTACGAGCACCGCGGAGTAGAGTTCAAGCCCTACGAGGAGATTGACGAAAACGACGACGAAGGACACGCCGGGGACGGCGACGTGGTGGTGGTAAACAAGGTGCACCTCAGCCTGGAGTTCATCTCCAAGCTCAAGTCGCGGGCGTCTGTGGGCGCGCAACGGCCGTACAGCACGCTGCGGTGCTTGGTCGCCCACCTCTGGCGGTGCGTGACAAAGGCGCGCGGGCTCGACGGGAGCGTTTCCACCAGCGTGGCCATCGCCGTGGACGGGCGAGCGCGGATGAGCCCGCAGGTGCCGGACGGCTACACCGGCAACGTCGTCCTCTGGGCGCGGCCCACCGCCACGGCGCAGGAGCTCGTGATGAGGCCGCTGCAGCACGCGGTGGAGCTCATCAACCGGGAGGTGGCTCGGATCAGCGGCGGCTACTTCGAGTCCTTCATCGACTTCGCCAGCTCCGAGGCGGTGCAGAAGGAGCGGCTGGTGCCGACGGCCGACGCGGCGGAGATGGCGCTGAGCCCCAACATCGAGGTGGACAGCTGGCTGCGGATCCCGTTCTACGACCTCGACTTCGGCGGCGGGCAGCCATTCTTCTTCATGCCAAGCTACCTGCCGGTGGAGGGCCTGCTCATCCTGCTGCCGTCTTTCGCCGGCGACGGGAGCGTGGACGCCTACGTGCCCCTCTTCAGCCGCGACATGGACGCCTTCAAGAACTGCTGCTACAACCTCGAGTAG